The segment CTTTCTGGAGGGTGTCAGACCTTAGTCTTTCTGCCTGCAGCTGATTCTTTAGGTCCTCAATCTGCACATCGGTGCCGTTCTCCCTCCTCATGTCTACCAGCTCCTGTTTGGCCTTGTCCAGGTCTTCCTGGAGGCCGCGAGTAAACGCCATCTTCTTTTGCAGAGTCTTTGCATGAGCTGCAACAAGGTCCCCGTTTTCTTGGATcttgtcctctttttcttttcgcATGGCACCCAACTTCTGCACCAGGGAATGCTTCTCCTCTTCCAGTCTCTGGACCtgcttcaggtctctgctggctTTCTCTTGTGCCACCCCCTGTTCTTTCTGCAGGATGTCAGCCCTCagcctttcagcctgcagcttgtTTTCTTTGAGTTCAACAAGAATTTGGAGCTCTTTAATCTTGTCAGTATTGTTAGTTTCCTCTGATGGTTTTCTGGAGACCTCTTCCTGCAGGTCCTTCACCTTCTTCTCCAGGTaacgtttctcctcctccagtctcTGAACCTGCCTTGGGTCTCTGCTGGCTTTCTCTTGTACCTCCTGTTCTTTCTGAAGGGTGTCAGACCTTAGTCTTTCTGCCTGCAGCTGATTCTTTAGGTCCTCAATCTGCACATCGGTGCCGTTCTCCCTCCTCATGTCTACCAGCTCCTGTTTGGCCTTGTCCAAGTCTTCCTGGAGGCCGCGAGTAAACGCCATCTTCTTTTGCAGAGTCTTTGCATGAGCTGCAACAAGGTCCCCGTTTTCTTGGATcttgtcctctttttcttttcgcATGGCACCCAACTTCTGCACCAGGGAACGCTTCTCCTCTTCCAGTCTCTGGACCtgcttcaggtctctgctggctTTCTCTTGTGCCACCCCCTGTTCTTTCTGCAGGATGTCAGCCCTCAGCCTTTCATCCTGCAGCTTGTTGTCTTTGAGTTCAACAAGAATTTGGAGCTCTTTAATCTTCTCGGCATTGTTAGTTTCCTCTGATGGTTTTCTGGAGACCTCTTCCTGCAGGTCC is part of the Notolabrus celidotus isolate fNotCel1 unplaced genomic scaffold, fNotCel1.pri scaffold_177_arrow_ctg1, whole genome shotgun sequence genome and harbors:
- the LOC117808923 gene encoding myosin-11-like: MANNMNSESLNYPQLDLEEDFNVHPSCCAQVQRLEKKVMDLQEEVSRKPSEETKIKELQHLVELKDNELQAERLRADTLQKEQGVVQEKASRDLKQVQRLEEEKRSLDKKVKDLQEEVSRRASKETNNTDKIKELQILVELKDNKLQAERLRADTLQKEQGVAQEKASRDLRQVQRLEEEKRSLVQKVGALQKEKADKIQENGDLVAAHAKTLQKKMAFTRGLQEDLDKAKQELVDMRRETGIDVQIEDLKNQLQAERLRSDTLQKEQEVQEKASRDPRQVQRLEEEKRYLEKKVKDLQEEVSRKPSEETNNAEKIKELQILVELKDNKLQDERLRADILQKEQGVAQEKASRDLKQVQRLEEEKRSLVQKLGAMRKEKEDKIQENGDLVAAHAKTLQKKMAFTRGLQEDLDKAKQELVDMRRENGTDVQIEDLKNQLQAERLRSDTLQKEQEVQEKASRDPRQVQRLEEEKRYLEKKVKDLQEEVSRKPSEETNNTDKIKELQILVELKENKLQAERLRADILQKEQGVAQEKASRDLKQVQRLEEEKHSLVQKLGAMRKEKEDKIQENGDLVAAHAKTLQKKMAFTRGLQEDLDKAKQELVDMRRENGTDVQIEDLKNQLQAERLRSDTLQ